TGTCATAATCTACAATTGAGTACTGTGACGTCCAATTATATGGCACCGAGATGGGGAATCTGTCCGGTGTTTCGTCGCTGTTATCCTTCTCCTCCCTCCAAATGCAGTCAGAGGCAGGTGCCCATTCGGTTCGCCAGTCTCCGTTATTTACTACTTGGTACTGTTCCCAATCGTAATACGTTTCCTCTGGGTTGAAGATACTTGCTCTGCTCTTGACATTGCCCATAGCCACACCACGAGAAACATCGTGGAAGATTACGGAGCTGTTTACGATAGCAGGAGCAATGGATTTGACGAATGACACTTGATAAAAGTCTTTGGTCGAAAATACAGTATCAACGCCGTCGTGGGACTCGACCCCTGGTAGAAGAAGCAGAGCATCTAGATCAACGGTAGATGCTGCAGAGGTCAAAGCCACAAAGAGGGAAGATGCAGTTACGAGGTATTTACTAAACATTGGTTCGAAGTGATTACAGATTTTTCTCTCTTGAACCCTGGAATTGCAATAGCTTGGTTCCTATTGGGACCGGACCCTCTTGCGTAAAGTATATATTTAGAAGCAGCTATTTAAATCTGAATGCAAGACGAAAAAAAGCTCGTTTATAGGAgaaaaataccaaaaaaaggaaaaccATACACATTCGGGTATCCCAGCTTTGCTTGCAAAATCAATCGATGAGCAAGACAAACAGGGCCAGCTGATGCATATGTTTTGTGTTGCTTTCCTACGATCAGCTAATGCGAGTGTTATAAATATTCCCCTAGTTTTCTTCTCCTCCTTTATGTAACAATAACTTGTGGACTTCCCCAACATAAGACTAAAAGCAAAGGGATAACAAGGGATTTATCTTATTCCATCCCTTTGCCTAGCGCACTGTTACGCAGCTGATCTTATCAACAAGTGTGGTTCTTGCCTCTAAGATTTACATTGCCTTTTCCCAAAGGGAAGGTGGGACAAAACTCATTTTCCCTAAGGGGAAACGTAAGATACCCTTTAGGGAAGATAAGGGAAGTTAGTAGATTGACGACGTAAATCTGTGatgagatgaaaaaaaaagattagCATCTATATAAGAAAGTACATAACCTCCATTtaagttgaaaaaaatttgtatGTAAtgtcttttcttcctcttttctttatttcaTTCTCACCGCTAAATCGATAACGGCTAAAACAATTAAAGCTCCCTTTTCAAACCTTATACTTCCGTTAAATAATGCAAATCAAAAACATTGTCGCTGTTCTAGCTACAGTCACTGCTATCAACGCCCAAGTTGGCATTGAACCTAACGCCACTACTCCAAATGCTACGCAGCCAAATGCTACGCAGCCAAATACTACTCTTCCTACCGCTTCGGTGACTACGACAGTTTCGATTGGCGAAGCCGTAGTTAATACCATGGCGGCGGGTGCCTTTGGAGCAGCAATCGCTGCCGGTGTTGCCTTCTTATTCTAGgaacatttttatttcctttatttttttctttctttctaaTTCCATAACCGTTGTTCAAAATTGGGGAGCTTTTTAACTTTCGTTCCATTaagctttttctttgttctttaCGTTTGATTCTATTTCAACcataatttattttttcgTTATTTAATAATTACTAATATTTAATACTAGATGTATATACGTTGTGTGTATGCGCTACTATAGTATAGCTTAACTGTTTTATTAtaccctttttttctctctttaCTGTACAGAAGATGCGTCactaattcaaaaaaaaaaaaaaaaaaaaaaatataaaaaagaaagattttGGAGAAGCTATATCCTTTTGTGACATACAATAGAGAAACTTGTTCTGTTGGTAAGATATCTCATCTGAAATACAACAAGGAAAACCAAAAgccattttttcattacttGATCGACTTATGAACCGTATTACTAGGAAAAGTTGTTTATTCGCGATTATATTTGCATCATTATTTGTGACACATGCATTGGGTGCCGCTATTGATCCGCCAAGGCGACCACATAATGTGAAGCCTTTTCATAACGGTAATCTCGaacttcaaagaagagCAAATGAACcgttttttgaaatagatGTCAAGAGTCTGAACACAAACTCACCGATATCAGAGTTGTGTAAAAAAGATTTGCACGTCATTGAATCGTCTCAtgatctttttcatttacaAAACCAATGTGAATTCATCTTGGGGTCATTAAAAGTCACAAACTATGATTCTAACATTTTGGATTTGAACAGCTTGAGGGCCATTGGTGGTGACCTGATTATTCAGGATTCACCTGAACTGATCAGAATCCAAGCCGGGAACTTGAATAAAATCGAAGGGCTCTTCCAATTACAGGGACTAACCTCTTTGGTTTCTGTTGAAATTccaactttgaaattttgtcAGTCACTGGAGTGGAAAGTTGTTCCCATCTTGAACTACGTCTCCATGGATTCTCAGAATATTGAGATTATAAAGGATATTGTCATATCGGATACTTCATTAGCAAACATCGAGAATTTCAACAAGGTTCAGGAAATTGATActttcaatatcaataataacagATTTTTAGAAACTATTCATTCGAACGTTAAAACCATTAGGGGACAATTCAGTGTACATGCGAACGCTAAGGAGCTAGAACTTGAAATGCCACACTTGAGAGAAGTGGAAAACATAACGATTAGGGACACATCATTGGTCTACCTTCCACAATTAACAAAAGTGAAAAGCTCTTTAGAGTTCATCGAAAATTACTTTTACGAATTGAACCTGAACAATTTGCAGAAGATTGGTGGAACATTAGGAATTATCAACAATGtaaatttaataaaagtTAATTTGGAGAACTTAACAGACATTCAAGGTGGCTTGATGATCGCCGATAACGAATCCCTCGAGGATATTACTTTCCTGCCAAACTTGAAGCAGATTGGAGGtgctattttctttgaaggtTCGTTCAAAGATATCATGTTCGATAGCTTGAAACTGGTGAAAGGTAGCGCTTTTATTAAGAGTTCATCAAACGTGTTGGATTGCAATAAATGGACAAACCCATCAAATGGAAGATCAATCATCAGGGGTGGGAAATTCACTTGTATTTCTGGtaagaaggaaaatacGCTGAATGTTAAACAGGATGGTACAATCATAGAAAAAGGGTACAAAGATTTAACGCAAGAAGGTGAAGACTCCAAGAAAAGAgtgatttcaaaatacGCGAACTCAGCAAATCCAAGCATGCAATTGGACCCCCTTCTTTTTGGTACATGCCTTGTTGCTATGTTATTGTTTTAAGATTACTAGTCTAGTATAAcagaaagttttttttgttcctaatattatctttatctatatacatatatctCCATGAAAGGCATTTGAATTTCTatctttctctttcaatCAAATATTGTCTTATTATTGATCAAATAATCGTATATGCACAATGGCAACTCGTCTTTCAAACTCTCCACTTGCCCATTCTTCAGTTTGTTCCTAATCTCGGATGATGAAACATTTCTTAATGCTGGATAATCATTTTGCATAACATGAATCCTAGCGCCCCATTCTCTTGGTATTACCGGTTCGAATTTTCCCTCAAGGATGTCACTGGCGTATCTTAGTTGCGATTCAGCACTGAGATGGCAATCGCCTCTCGCCAAGCAATATAATTGAGATCCCGACATGAAGCTCTCCATTACATCACTGATTTTTAAAGgatgataatatttttcatcaaagatCCTAGCAATTGTATCAAAACCAACTAAGTAGCCTATATCTGCACTGCATCCTTTAACAAATTGCTCATGTAATATTTTGTCCTTGTCGATGAATTTCGAGAAAACAGTCAACCCGACAGATACTACAGATTGGGGGAGCTTCTCCTGAAGGTAGTCAGCGAATAAGCACATCATTTCCAGACGAGTTGGAAAAGATGCCGGCTTAGGCAACTTATCTGCATTATTCACCGCTAACAGTAATAAAACATGCGAACGGGTGTCCTTcaatttgaagtttttaaTAGTCTGCGATAGTAGTTGAAAATGGGCCAGATGTGGTGGATTGAATGAAGAATCAAGGACAAATAACTTCTGACATTCTAGATGCTGGGGTCCTTTGAGAACCTGAAATAGTAAATTGCTTTTTCGAAACTGCTCGAAcgtcttcttcatattAGTCTGCTAGTGCACGTACTGCTATCAACCGTCATTGATTAAGTGTCcattttccaaagaagTAGGAGATTATATAACCACGAGTATGACGTCTTccagggaaaaaaaaaaaaaaaaaaaagaaagccaAAATAAGGAGCCTTGAAATGTGTATCTGATATATATAATGTGTATGTAAATATCTATTTAATTAGCCATTGGGATTTCAACTTCTTGTTTGAAACAGAAGGACGGATAAAATACGTGATCACCAACAAGACGAATATAGTAATAAGCAATTTACCCTTTTCGAAAGTAGGACTCATTAAATCAAATTGGCCCGAAGGTGTGATCCTTGTACAAAATACATCAAGGCCTAGATCACATATAATGCTTGTGGATTCCAGATTGGTTGGGATGGAGATCAACTGCGAATCGGATCCTGGCAATAGATTTCTGAAATGAGtgataatgaaattatCATTAATTGGGATAACTGGCGTGTATGGGGTAGCCATaaactcttttttcttatccTTGGCCATTTCTTCTGCTGGTTTACCTCTTGCATTCAATAAAAGCTTTGGTATGTAGGTGATTTGTCCATTTTCTAATTCCATAACGATTGCCTTTGTGGTAATATCATCCGTTGTCTTGGAAATGGACATTGTTTTGATAATCTCGGGAAAAATGAATTGTTTAGTTTGAAATTGAGGTTTGTTAATGTGTCCAGTCAATGGAtcataagaaaaattgtcGCTTGAGTTAGACAAACGCTCATCTGGGGTTAGTGACTCATATAATTCCACCACTACTAACTTTTGTTCTGGAACAGGTTCAGAACTGAAATAGGAATAAACGACCCAATATTCACCGAAAACAATATCCATTGGAAACCTAAAATCCGGAGAATCCTTGTGCTCTTGGGTAATGAGGATTTCTCCTGTAATGGTATCAATTAAGTTAAAAGTGATTGTATGATGTTCTTCATTAGCGATCAGATAAGCCGCTAGGTTGGGGTACAAATATTTATAAAGAACCGATTTGTCACCTAGTGTAATACCAAGAGTGTTTAGGTTTGTTGTTTCCCTCTTGCTATATGCCACCATTTTCTCTTTCGAATTTACGGCTTTTTTCCAAGTTTGTTTTACCGTATCGTTTTCGATTATGTAGCCATAAATGCCATTCGTGTCATGCTCTGTGACGAATATGTGGGAACTAGAATGGTTGTTGGCAACTATTGGTACATCCGTATTCTTGCCGGGATTCAATTTGAACAGTAAATGATCCTTATCCTCAAACTTAATCAGATACTGGTGATCATGTTCATTCAGCCTAATAACGGAATCAACAGTTTTCCTTTCAGATAGGGGggatcttgatttgatAATCGGTTGATCTTTAGTAACTTCAATTGTCAAATAATGCCCATCATGCGAAAAAACAACAAGTTCGTCATGGTTTTTATCCGTCCAGAACATTTTGACGCCCTGATCAATTTCTAAATCGAGTTTCCAGATAAGTTGGCCCTTATTGACCATATCAAGGCCGCCGATAAAGCCATCATGCGTCAAAACAATTAAGATTTTGGCGAATCCGAACTTCAAATCTGATACCGTGGTATCCTTAGCGTCTAGAGCTAGGAGTTTAGTGAAGACACGTCCTGGTGAGAATTGgttttctttcaataagTTGATAAGGCGATTCCAATTAGTTGTCAATCTAAGCCAGTAAGCATTCCAAAGCGAATTTGAATCAAGTTCCGCTTTCATATCTTTGTTCAACTCCACATCCCTAGAATCGAAGACGTCCAATACAGCATAGTCTACCACGTTAGTCAACCATTCATCTCTTTGCCAAACGGGGATCAATTCTGTGCCATTGGCAGAGAATCCCATATATTGGGTATCATTAACGTTCAACACTAACGCCAGGGGATCTTCACGATGAAAATATTCCACTTTATTGAACCCTTGAGGTAACTCCAATTTCCATTCTGCCAGTTTTGACTGCTCATCGAGAATATGTAGTTCATTGTTCTTAATAGATACTTGATCGTTTAAATATGAGGATTGAGGTAAAATGGTCGTAGAAGGGGCATTATCTACGCCTTCCTCTAGTAAAAACCAATCGTGTAAATCATATTTCTGCCAATGGTTGCTTGAAGAGTTCACACAAACCATTGCGTTATGGTCATTACTATCCAGTTGAATCTCATCAATGGTAAAGGGTAAAACGTTTCTGAAAAGAATCTGTCCGGAAGAAACGTTAAACGAAGAAACTAAGCAGGAAGTTTCGGTAGGGTTCGATAAGATGAGAACCCTGTTGCGGTCTCGAGAATCAGGGATGACTTTCTCCCAAGGACCTAAGTTAGCCAGTTGCCAATCAGTGATAAATGCATCATCTGAAAAAACGGCTTGGACACAACTCGTGTTTAGGAAGAGTAAAATGAAGACGTACACCAAGTCTGTACACGTTATCTTCATTGCTATGGGGGAAGGGGAGGATGAAAGTGTTGATATGAATGTAGGTATTAGTTATTAATGGagtgtatatatatatatgttaTTATATATTTGCATATATAATATGAAATCCCAGCCATATTTTCTCTGGTAGCCGTCTGAAAAATCACGGTGTACGAAGAAGGATTTAATATAC
The nucleotide sequence above comes from Saccharomyces cerevisiae S288C chromosome III, complete sequence. Encoded proteins:
- a CDS encoding uncharacterized protein (hypothetical protein; SWAT-GFP and mCherry fusion proteins localize to the cell periphery and vacuole; YCL048W-A has a paralog, YDR524C-B, that arose from the whole genome duplication), with protein sequence MQIKNIVAVLATVTAINAQVGIEPNATTPNATQPNATQPNTTLPTASVTTTVSIGEAVVNTMAAGAFGAAIAAGVAFLF
- the SPS22 gene encoding Sps22p (hypothetical protein; SPS22 has a paralog, SPS2, that arose from the whole genome duplication; redundant with Sps2p for the organization of the beta-glucan layer of the spore wall) — translated: MNRITRKSCLFAIIFASLFVTHALGAAIDPPRRPHNVKPFHNGNLELQRRANEPFFEIDVKSLNTNSPISELCKKDLHVIESSHDLFHLQNQCEFILGSLKVTNYDSNILDLNSLRAIGGDLIIQDSPELIRIQAGNLNKIEGLFQLQGLTSLVSVEIPTLKFCQSLEWKVVPILNYVSMDSQNIEIIKDIVISDTSLANIENFNKVQEIDTFNINNNRFLETIHSNVKTIRGQFSVHANAKELELEMPHLREVENITIRDTSLVYLPQLTKVKSSLEFIENYFYELNLNNLQKIGGTLGIINNVNLIKVNLENLTDIQGGLMIADNESLEDITFLPNLKQIGGAIFFEGSFKDIMFDSLKLVKGSAFIKSSSNVLDCNKWTNPSNGRSIIRGGKFTCISGKKENTLNVKQDGTIIEKGYKDLTQEGEDSKKRVISKYANSANPSMQLDPLLFGTCLVAMLLF
- the EMC1 gene encoding Emc1p (Member of conserved endoplasmic reticulum membrane complex; involved in efficient folding of proteins in the ER; null mutant displays induction of the unfolded protein response; interacts with Gal80p; homologous to worm H17B01.4/EMC-1, fly CG2943, and human KIAA0090), with the protein product MKITCTDLVYVFILLFLNTSCVQAVFSDDAFITDWQLANLGPWEKVIPDSRDRNRVLILSNPTETSCLVSSFNVSSGQILFRNVLPFTIDEIQLDSNDHNAMVCVNSSSNHWQKYDLHDWFLLEEGVDNAPSTTILPQSSYLNDQVSIKNNELHILDEQSKLAEWKLELPQGFNKVEYFHREDPLALVLNVNDTQYMGFSANGTELIPVWQRDEWLTNVVDYAVLDVFDSRDVELNKDMKAELDSNSLWNAYWLRLTTNWNRLINLLKENQFSPGRVFTKLLALDAKDTTVSDLKFGFAKILIVLTHDGFIGGLDMVNKGQLIWKLDLEIDQGVKMFWTDKNHDELVVFSHDGHYLTIEVTKDQPIIKSRSPLSERKTVDSVIRLNEHDHQYLIKFEDKDHLLFKLNPGKNTDVPIVANNHSSSHIFVTEHDTNGIYGYIIENDTVKQTWKKAVNSKEKMVAYSKRETTNLNTLGITLGDKSVLYKYLYPNLAAYLIANEEHHTITFNLIDTITGEILITQEHKDSPDFRFPMDIVFGEYWVVYSYFSSEPVPEQKLVVVELYESLTPDERLSNSSDNFSYDPLTGHINKPQFQTKQFIFPEIIKTMSISKTTDDITTKAIVMELENGQITYIPKLLLNARGKPAEEMAKDKKKEFMATPYTPVIPINDNFIITHFRNLLPGSDSQLISIPTNLESTSIICDLGLDVFCTRITPSGQFDLMSPTFEKGKLLITIFVLLVITYFIRPSVSNKKLKSQWLIK
- the POF1 gene encoding nicotinamide-nucleotide adenylyltransferase (Nicotinamide mononucleotide-specific adenylyltransferase (NMNAT); catalyzes the conversion of nicotinamide mononucleotide (NMN) to nicotinamide adenine dinucleotide (NAD+); role in the nicotinamide riboside (NR) salvage pathway of NAD+ biosynthesis; involved in NR and NAD+ homeostasis; ATPase involved in protein quality control and filamentation pathways; interacts physically with Kss1p and suppresses the filamentation defect of a kss1 deletion); the protein is MKKTFEQFRKSNLLFQVLKGPQHLECQKLFVLDSSFNPPHLAHFQLLSQTIKNFKLKDTRSHVLLLLAVNNADKLPKPASFPTRLEMMCLFADYLQEKLPQSVVSVGLTVFSKFIDKDKILHEQFVKGCSADIGYLVGFDTIARIFDEKYYHPLKISDVMESFMSGSQLYCLARGDCHLSAESQLRYASDILEGKFEPVIPREWGARIHVMQNDYPALRNVSSSEIRNKLKNGQVESLKDELPLCIYDYLINNKTIFD